From a region of the Listeria monocytogenes ATCC 19117 genome:
- the panD gene encoding aspartate 1-decarboxylase, whose translation MFRTMMNGKIHRATVTEANLNYVGSITIDSAILEAVDMLPNEKVQIVNNNNGARIETYIIPGEPGSGVICLNGAAARHVQVGDVVIIMSYGMFTAEEAKTHEPKIVVLDEKNHIEMILPEEKAHTTL comes from the coding sequence ATGTTTAGAACAATGATGAATGGCAAAATTCACCGAGCGACTGTAACAGAAGCCAATCTAAATTATGTTGGAAGTATTACGATTGATTCTGCTATTTTAGAAGCAGTGGATATGCTTCCAAACGAAAAAGTTCAAATTGTAAATAACAATAACGGTGCTAGAATTGAAACCTATATTATCCCAGGTGAGCCAGGAAGTGGTGTGATTTGTCTAAACGGAGCTGCAGCTAGACACGTCCAAGTTGGCGACGTAGTAATTATTATGAGTTACGGAATGTTTACTGCCGAAGAAGCGAAAACACATGAACCCAAAATAGTTGTTTTAGATGAAAAAAATCATATTGAAATGATTCTTCCAGAAGAAAAAGCGCATACGACTTTATAA
- the panC gene encoding pantoate--beta-alanine ligase: protein MLIIRNKQDLKEAILEQKKANKTIGYVPTMGFLHEGHMTLVSHARKETDFVVMSVFVNPTQFGPNEDFDAYPRDEAHDAKLAEEGGVDILFVPTVEEIYPTELATKLHVIKRVSVLDGADREGHFDGVVTVLTKLFHLVNPDNAYFGQKDAQQVAVVSGLVEDYFFPINLRIIATVREADGLAKSSRNVYLTEKERKEAPVIHEALQLGRELIESGETNEAKIVQVMTDKINEQPSHENIAYLALYSYPEFTPVTDWTKGIIIAAAVKYSKARLIDNELINVKRR, encoded by the coding sequence ATGTTAATTATTCGAAATAAACAAGACCTTAAAGAAGCTATTTTAGAGCAAAAAAAAGCGAATAAAACAATTGGTTACGTTCCGACGATGGGCTTTTTACATGAAGGACATATGACACTTGTCAGCCATGCGAGAAAAGAAACAGATTTTGTCGTTATGAGTGTTTTTGTTAATCCAACCCAGTTCGGTCCGAACGAAGACTTTGATGCTTATCCTCGAGATGAAGCGCACGATGCAAAGCTCGCAGAAGAAGGCGGCGTGGATATTTTATTTGTACCTACAGTCGAAGAAATCTATCCAACCGAACTAGCAACCAAACTACATGTCATCAAACGAGTTTCTGTACTTGATGGTGCTGATCGTGAAGGTCATTTTGACGGAGTAGTAACGGTTTTAACGAAGCTATTTCATTTAGTGAACCCAGATAACGCCTATTTCGGTCAAAAAGATGCTCAACAAGTGGCCGTTGTTTCAGGTCTAGTAGAAGACTACTTTTTCCCTATAAATTTACGAATCATTGCGACTGTTAGAGAAGCAGATGGACTTGCCAAAAGTTCACGAAATGTCTATTTAACAGAAAAAGAACGAAAAGAAGCACCGGTGATTCATGAAGCTTTACAACTAGGGCGAGAACTTATTGAATCTGGGGAAACAAATGAGGCTAAAATAGTCCAAGTCATGACAGATAAAATAAATGAGCAACCATCCCATGAGAACATTGCTTACTTAGCGCTCTATTCCTATCCTGAATTTACACCAGTAACAGACTGGACCAAAGGAATAATCATTGCAGCGGCAGTAAAATATTCGAAAGCTCGTTTAATTGATAATGAATTAATAAATGTGAAGAGGCGGTAA
- the panB gene encoding 3-methyl-2-oxobutanoate hydroxymethyltransferase, translating to MKRPVDFFAMKENGEKITMITAYDYPSAKNVEQAEADMILVGDSLGMVVLGYDSTVPVTMDDMIHHTKAVKRGAPDTFVVTDMPFMTYHGSVDETIQNTRKIIQESGAHAVKLEGAGEVVNKIARLTEAGAPVVAHLGLTPQSVGLTGSYKVRAKSAQEAQELMDNALAVEAAGAIALVLEAIPRQLAEKVSKALSIPTIGIGAGVETDGQVLVYHDIIGYGISRRAKFVKAYADIDERIEPALASYVKEVKAATFPEVKHSFTMAEEDLKGLYGRE from the coding sequence ATGAAAAGACCAGTAGACTTTTTTGCTATGAAGGAAAACGGTGAGAAAATCACGATGATAACCGCGTATGACTATCCTTCTGCTAAGAATGTAGAACAAGCAGAAGCTGATATGATTTTAGTCGGCGATTCACTTGGAATGGTAGTATTAGGCTACGATTCAACTGTACCAGTTACGATGGATGATATGATTCATCATACAAAAGCCGTGAAGCGCGGGGCACCAGATACATTTGTTGTTACAGACATGCCGTTTATGACGTATCATGGTTCAGTGGATGAAACTATCCAAAATACACGGAAGATTATCCAAGAAAGTGGCGCTCATGCTGTAAAATTAGAAGGAGCAGGAGAAGTCGTTAACAAAATTGCTCGCCTAACAGAAGCAGGTGCTCCAGTTGTCGCGCATCTTGGCTTAACCCCGCAAAGTGTTGGCTTAACTGGAAGCTATAAAGTACGTGCTAAATCTGCCCAAGAAGCACAAGAGCTAATGGATAATGCGTTAGCTGTAGAAGCTGCTGGAGCGATTGCACTCGTACTTGAAGCAATTCCACGTCAACTCGCTGAAAAAGTAAGTAAAGCACTTTCTATCCCTACAATTGGTATTGGAGCAGGCGTAGAAACAGATGGACAAGTACTCGTTTATCACGATATTATCGGTTATGGAATCAGTCGTCGCGCCAAATTTGTAAAAGCGTATGCGGACATTGATGAAAGAATCGAACCAGCACTAGCAAGCTACGTAAAAGAAGTAAAAGCAGCGACGTTTCCAGAAGTGAAACATAGCTTTACCATGGCTGAAGAAGACTTAAAAGGCCTTTATGGAAGGGAATAG
- a CDS encoding thioredoxin family protein: protein MKKILLLLTSITVILTLGACGDNKKETEEKANQTEKESASFLTTISTKDFKQKMADKTTGFVYVGRPTCEDCQAFQPILKKELKKRQPDQKMAYYNTDKASEKSRDDMIALLEKMDIDSVPTMVYLKDGKVASTYAATDEPAKLTNWMNKVSGEVSE from the coding sequence ATGAAAAAAATACTATTACTATTAACATCAATTACCGTAATCCTTACACTTGGAGCATGCGGCGATAATAAAAAAGAAACGGAAGAGAAAGCAAATCAAACAGAAAAAGAAAGCGCCTCTTTTCTAACAACCATTTCCACCAAAGATTTCAAGCAAAAAATGGCCGATAAAACAACTGGCTTTGTTTACGTTGGGCGTCCGACCTGTGAAGATTGCCAAGCATTTCAACCTATTTTAAAGAAAGAACTTAAAAAAAGACAACCAGACCAAAAAATGGCTTATTATAACACAGATAAAGCCTCCGAAAAGAGTCGCGATGATATGATTGCTCTTTTAGAAAAAATGGACATCGATTCTGTCCCAACGATGGTTTATTTAAAAGATGGAAAAGTAGCGTCTACCTATGCAGCAACGGATGAACCGGCGAAATTAACGAATTGGATGAATAAAGTAAGTGGAGAGGTTTCAGAGTAG
- a CDS encoding biotin--[acetyl-CoA-carboxylase] ligase, with product MKNNREKLLALFTESDGTYLSGQEIADSLGCSRTAVWKQMEALRKEGFEIEAVRNRGYRLSATAEQYTKDALLLGLETKFIGQHLEIHESVSSTQIIAHQQIESSPEGTVIVADEQTAGKGRLLRPWSSKKGEGIWMSVILKPQIPIQKVPQFTFIASLAITEAIENSTKLEPKIKWPNDIYIGKRKICGVLTEMQAEAETIHAVIIGMGINVNQQEFPEEIKDKASSLKLELGESVSRKALLQEILTSLEKYYELFLDKGFAPIKLLWETKAIPFGEKLTASTTKGKIHGQVKGISDEGVLLLQDALGEVHSIYSADILLDNEK from the coding sequence ATGAAGAATAATCGAGAAAAATTACTTGCTTTATTTACAGAAAGTGATGGTACTTATTTATCAGGGCAAGAAATTGCGGATAGTCTAGGATGCTCGCGCACAGCCGTTTGGAAGCAAATGGAAGCTCTCCGTAAAGAAGGATTTGAAATCGAAGCAGTCAGAAACCGTGGTTACCGTTTGTCAGCAACAGCAGAACAGTACACGAAAGATGCACTACTACTCGGTTTAGAAACCAAATTTATCGGTCAGCATTTGGAAATCCATGAATCGGTTAGCTCTACACAAATCATCGCCCATCAGCAAATCGAATCTAGCCCTGAAGGAACCGTTATCGTAGCCGATGAGCAAACAGCTGGAAAAGGTCGCTTGCTTCGCCCTTGGAGTTCCAAAAAAGGGGAAGGTATTTGGATGAGTGTAATTTTAAAACCACAAATCCCTATTCAAAAAGTACCCCAGTTCACGTTTATCGCCTCACTCGCAATCACAGAAGCGATTGAAAATAGCACAAAGCTCGAACCGAAAATCAAATGGCCGAATGATATTTACATTGGTAAACGAAAAATCTGTGGTGTTTTAACGGAAATGCAAGCGGAGGCAGAAACGATTCACGCAGTAATTATCGGTATGGGAATCAATGTAAATCAACAGGAATTCCCAGAAGAAATTAAAGACAAAGCAAGTTCTCTGAAACTGGAATTAGGCGAAAGCGTCTCAAGAAAAGCTTTACTACAAGAAATTCTCACTTCTTTAGAAAAATATTATGAGCTTTTTCTAGATAAAGGATTCGCACCGATAAAATTACTTTGGGAAACAAAAGCCATTCCATTTGGCGAAAAATTAACTGCTAGCACAACAAAAGGCAAAATTCATGGACAAGTAAAAGGGATTTCTGATGAAGGTGTACTCTTACTCCAAGACGCACTCGGTGAAGTACATTCAATCTATTCCGCAGATATTTTGCTAGATAATGAAAAATAA
- a CDS encoding CCA tRNA nucleotidyltransferase — protein MNDVFLKALPVLQKLTTAGFEAYFVGGSVRDYLLNRTISDVDIATSAFPEEVKEIFQTSYDTGIAHGTVTVRENNEFYEVTTFRTEGTYEDFRRPSEVTFIRSLEEDLKRRDFTMNAIAMDEHFALQDPFSGQLAIQNKEIKAVGKASERFHEDALRMMRAVRFLSQLDFELDKETEKALESQIELLQHTSVERITVEWLKMMKGKAAKRAIELLLKVKMETYLPGLKDEKSALSEFASWDWEKRTTEESIWLGLVVAVKPNNVNAFLKAWKLPNKTIQLVNKAYQYALNMKETWLTEELYHAGKAVFSLVNELNVIRGQENNQHKVSQAYEALPIHSKKDLAITGADLLKWSGESAGPWVKETLDKVECGVLSNEINNEKIQIKRWLGYHEE, from the coding sequence ATGAATGACGTTTTCCTAAAAGCGCTTCCTGTATTGCAAAAATTAACTACAGCGGGTTTTGAAGCGTATTTTGTTGGCGGATCTGTCAGAGATTACTTGCTAAATAGAACGATTTCCGATGTGGATATTGCAACTAGTGCTTTCCCAGAAGAAGTAAAAGAGATTTTTCAGACAAGTTATGACACTGGGATTGCACATGGGACTGTTACAGTTAGAGAAAATAATGAATTTTATGAAGTGACCACTTTTCGAACGGAAGGGACGTATGAAGATTTCAGGCGCCCAAGCGAGGTAACCTTTATTCGCTCCCTAGAAGAGGATTTAAAACGTCGCGATTTTACGATGAACGCCATTGCGATGGATGAACATTTTGCGCTACAAGACCCGTTTTCTGGGCAACTAGCGATTCAAAATAAAGAAATCAAAGCAGTTGGTAAAGCCTCCGAACGTTTTCATGAAGATGCGCTTAGAATGATGCGAGCAGTCCGCTTTCTGAGTCAACTTGACTTTGAGCTTGATAAAGAAACCGAAAAAGCTTTAGAAAGCCAAATAGAGTTGTTACAGCATACTTCCGTTGAACGAATTACGGTTGAATGGCTAAAAATGATGAAAGGCAAAGCAGCAAAACGTGCGATAGAACTACTTTTAAAAGTCAAAATGGAAACTTATTTACCAGGCTTAAAAGACGAGAAATCAGCACTAAGCGAGTTTGCTAGTTGGGACTGGGAAAAACGAACAACCGAAGAATCGATTTGGCTTGGACTCGTCGTTGCTGTCAAACCTAACAATGTTAACGCATTTCTTAAAGCTTGGAAATTACCCAATAAAACAATTCAACTAGTGAATAAAGCGTATCAATACGCGCTAAACATGAAAGAGACATGGCTAACAGAAGAACTTTATCATGCTGGCAAGGCAGTTTTCTCATTAGTAAATGAACTAAATGTTATTCGAGGGCAAGAAAACAACCAACATAAAGTAAGTCAAGCATACGAGGCGTTACCAATTCACTCCAAAAAAGACTTAGCTATTACTGGAGCTGATTTATTAAAATGGTCTGGAGAAAGCGCAGGTCCATGGGTAAAAGAGACGCTTGATAAAGTGGAATGTGGTGTCCTTTCCAATGAAATAAACAATGAAAAAATTCAGATTAAAAGGTGGCTAGGCTATCATGAAGAATAA
- the mgsA gene encoding methylglyoxal synthase → MHIALIAHDEKKDLMVGFATAYKHLLEPHQLYATGTTGLRIIEATGLTVHRFKSGPLGGDQQIGARISENKMDLVIFLRDPLTAQPHEPDVTALIRLCDVYEIPLATNIGTAEILIRGLGAGFLDWRDLRRNDE, encoded by the coding sequence ATGCATATCGCATTAATCGCGCACGATGAAAAGAAAGATTTGATGGTTGGATTTGCAACTGCATATAAACATTTGCTCGAACCGCATCAATTATATGCAACCGGGACGACAGGTTTACGCATTATCGAAGCAACTGGCTTAACGGTACATCGTTTTAAATCAGGCCCGCTTGGTGGCGATCAACAAATTGGTGCGCGGATTTCAGAAAATAAAATGGACTTAGTTATTTTCTTGCGGGATCCACTCACTGCGCAGCCTCACGAACCAGATGTGACGGCGCTTATTCGATTATGCGATGTATACGAAATTCCTTTAGCGACAAATATTGGCACAGCAGAAATTTTAATTCGTGGTTTAGGAGCTGGTTTCCTAGATTGGCGAGACTTAAGACGGAATGATGAATAA
- the dapB gene encoding 4-hydroxy-tetrahydrodipicolinate reductase, producing the protein MRVAVSGFKGRMGHEVVKTVLREADLELVAVLDHEPKEKNINEIVEFSSLDVPVFGNLSEMLEEIKPDCVVDFTTPKVGYSNTKTILEHGVRAVVGTTGFTPEQISELKSIAESKKIGALIAPNFAVGAVLMMQFAQKAAKYFPNVEIIELHHDNKLDAPSGTAVKTAEMMAETREFVKQGAADEVELIEGARGAEYEGMRIHSVRLPGLVAHQEVIFGAEGQGLTIRHDSYDRISFMSGVALSVRKTKELETLIYGLENILD; encoded by the coding sequence ATGAGAGTAGCAGTATCTGGATTTAAAGGAAGAATGGGACACGAGGTTGTCAAAACTGTTTTAAGAGAAGCAGATTTAGAGTTAGTAGCCGTACTTGACCATGAACCAAAAGAAAAAAATATAAATGAAATAGTGGAATTTAGCTCGTTAGATGTACCTGTTTTTGGTAATTTAAGCGAGATGTTAGAAGAAATAAAACCGGATTGTGTCGTTGATTTTACGACCCCTAAAGTAGGGTATAGTAACACGAAAACGATTTTAGAACACGGCGTACGTGCGGTCGTTGGTACAACAGGTTTTACACCAGAACAAATTAGTGAACTAAAATCGATTGCAGAATCGAAAAAAATCGGTGCGTTAATTGCGCCAAACTTTGCTGTAGGCGCTGTTTTAATGATGCAATTTGCACAAAAAGCAGCTAAGTATTTCCCGAACGTCGAAATTATTGAGTTGCACCATGACAATAAATTAGACGCGCCAAGTGGTACGGCTGTTAAAACTGCGGAAATGATGGCGGAAACGCGTGAATTCGTTAAACAAGGTGCTGCAGATGAAGTAGAACTTATTGAAGGAGCTAGAGGCGCAGAATATGAAGGTATGCGAATTCATAGTGTGCGTTTACCAGGACTTGTAGCACATCAAGAAGTGATTTTTGGAGCAGAGGGACAAGGATTAACAATTCGCCATGACTCTTATGATCGAATTTCCTTTATGTCTGGAGTGGCACTTTCTGTTCGTAAAACAAAAGAACTTGAAACACTTATTTATGGCTTAGAAAATATTTTAGACTAA
- a CDS encoding nucleotide pyrophosphohydrolase: protein MAKTMAEIQKEVDDFIGGFEEGYFSPLAMMARITEETGELAREINHYYGEKPKKTSEPTKTVAEELGDCLFVLTCMANSLDIDMEKAHDTVMAKFKERDKDRWTKKEEKAK from the coding sequence ATGGCGAAAACAATGGCAGAAATACAAAAAGAAGTGGATGATTTCATTGGTGGATTCGAGGAAGGTTACTTTTCCCCGCTAGCGATGATGGCCCGAATTACAGAAGAAACCGGAGAACTAGCCAGAGAAATTAACCATTATTATGGCGAAAAACCGAAGAAAACAAGTGAACCTACTAAAACTGTAGCAGAGGAACTGGGTGATTGCCTTTTTGTTCTTACTTGCATGGCCAACTCACTTGATATTGATATGGAAAAAGCACACGATACGGTCATGGCAAAATTTAAAGAACGCGATAAAGATCGTTGGACAAAAAAGGAGGAAAAAGCAAAATGA
- a CDS encoding YitT family protein — protein sequence MLKTLRTKNICFIMLGTAIYAFGLVNFNIANNLGEGGLAGVTLFLLHFFQIDPAYSNLILNIPLFILGWRVLGNRSLIYTGIGTVSLSLFLWIFQRIPYTLDLHSDLLLVALFAGGFSGIGLGLVFRYGGTTGGSDIIAKLLNHTKGISMGRTLFAIDAIVLVASLSYLDVRQVMYTLVAVFIGSRVIDFVQEGAYAARGALIISKDNDAIASHVMLAMNRGVTVLEGRGGFSKKDQDVLYIVVAKNEIIQLKNIVQAIDPHAFVSVSVVHDVMGEGFTLDENKNPIY from the coding sequence ATGCTAAAAACATTACGCACGAAAAATATTTGCTTTATTATGCTTGGTACGGCGATTTACGCATTTGGCTTAGTTAATTTTAATATCGCCAATAACCTCGGTGAAGGCGGTTTAGCTGGAGTAACCTTATTCCTTCTTCACTTCTTCCAAATTGATCCAGCGTACTCTAACTTAATTTTAAATATACCTTTGTTTATATTAGGTTGGCGAGTTCTAGGCAATCGTTCCCTCATTTATACGGGTATCGGAACGGTGAGTTTGTCCTTATTTTTATGGATTTTCCAGCGAATACCTTATACGCTAGATTTACATAGCGATTTACTTTTAGTCGCCCTTTTTGCTGGTGGCTTTAGTGGTATTGGGCTTGGCCTCGTGTTTCGCTATGGTGGGACGACTGGTGGTAGTGATATTATCGCCAAACTGCTAAATCATACGAAAGGCATTAGCATGGGGCGCACGCTATTTGCTATTGATGCAATTGTTCTCGTTGCCTCACTCTCCTATTTAGATGTCCGTCAAGTTATGTACACGCTCGTCGCCGTATTCATCGGCTCTCGCGTAATTGATTTTGTTCAAGAAGGAGCTTATGCGGCTCGCGGTGCGCTCATTATTTCTAAAGATAATGACGCGATTGCTTCCCATGTGATGCTCGCGATGAATCGCGGGGTGACAGTGTTGGAAGGTCGCGGTGGCTTCTCTAAAAAAGACCAAGACGTCCTTTATATCGTCGTTGCGAAAAATGAAATAATTCAATTAAAAAATATTGTTCAAGCAATTGACCCACATGCCTTTGTTTCCGTCAGTGTCGTTCATGATGTGATGGGAGAAGGTTTCACACTCGATGAAAACAAGAATCCTATCTACTAA